The following coding sequences lie in one Heyndrickxia oleronia genomic window:
- a CDS encoding DUF2922 domain-containing protein, producing MKTLELQFTTDDNKTARISIEAPIEPVDTDQVKAAMADIIESNVFRTSNGSAYMELKGARLIENNITEIMID from the coding sequence TTGAAAACTTTAGAATTACAATTCACGACTGATGATAATAAAACGGCAAGAATTTCAATAGAAGCTCCAATTGAACCAGTTGATACAGATCAGGTAAAGGCTGCGATGGCAGATATTATTGAATCAAATGTCTTTCGTACTTCAAATGGTTCAGCATATATGGAATTGAAGGGGGCTAGATTGATTGAAAATAATATCACAGAGATTATGATTGATTAA
- a CDS encoding YvrJ family protein, with protein MDQLMPFISEVGFPIIVTLYLLYRIESKLDAVVQSIQSLPERLKKVE; from the coding sequence GTGGACCAACTCATGCCTTTCATCAGTGAGGTAGGCTTTCCAATCATTGTGACCCTGTATCTTCTCTATCGAATTGAATCAAAGCTAGATGCAGTTGTCCAATCTATTCAAAGTCTTCCAGAACGATTGAAAAAAGTAGAGTAA
- a CDS encoding VanZ family protein, whose product MNKQKIWWAIAIILCVIIYCFTASPESTGSNTQDWIERVIGLNGGAAEVLNFIIRKLTHICIFGLLGILLYFAFRKNKLFFAWFLTTLFAASDEYHQSLVPNRTASVTDVLLDSGGALLAILIVKQIMNKKKSK is encoded by the coding sequence ATGAATAAGCAAAAGATATGGTGGGCTATAGCCATCATTTTATGTGTGATTATTTATTGTTTCACAGCTTCACCAGAATCAACAGGATCTAATACGCAAGATTGGATCGAGCGTGTAATCGGATTGAATGGTGGCGCAGCAGAAGTGTTAAATTTCATTATTCGAAAGCTAACCCATATTTGTATTTTTGGGTTATTAGGGATTTTGTTATATTTTGCATTTCGAAAAAATAAGCTCTTTTTTGCTTGGTTTTTAACAACTTTGTTTGCAGCGAGTGATGAATATCATCAATCACTTGTACCAAATCGGACAGCTTCAGTCACAGATGTGTTACTAGATTCAGGAGGCGCACTACTAGCAATACTTATTGTTAAGCAAATAATGAACAAAAAAAAGAGCAAATAA
- a CDS encoding DUF1659 domain-containing protein, with translation MAQVLLKGSSLKLVFDNGLDDNGKPVYQSRTFNNVRLEATPDELLQAAQAIGSLSQKNFFSIERNDSSDVKA, from the coding sequence ATGGCACAGGTACTTTTAAAGGGTTCAAGCTTAAAATTAGTTTTTGACAATGGTTTAGACGATAATGGCAAGCCAGTCTATCAATCAAGGACCTTCAACAATGTTCGTCTTGAAGCCACACCAGATGAACTTCTGCAAGCTGCACAAGCAATCGGCTCATTATCTCAGAAGAATTTTTTTAGTATTGAGAGAAATGACAGCTCAGATGTTAAAGCGTAA